Proteins encoded in a region of the Vicia villosa cultivar HV-30 ecotype Madison, WI linkage group LG5, Vvil1.0, whole genome shotgun sequence genome:
- the LOC131608256 gene encoding nudix hydrolase 18, mitochondrial-like — protein MVCLISRTGRELQRYNNMGGRQVVGCIPYRYKQDINGNRSNELEVLMVSSQKTQRLMFPKGGWELDESLQEAASRESLEEAGVIGLVECELGQWNFISKRYGIYYEGYMFPLFVKEQLDYWPEKNLRRRVWMTVGQAREVCQHWWMKEALDILLQRLISSKQQQ, from the exons ATGGTTTGTTTAATATCTCGAACGGGAAGGGAGTTGCAGAGATACAACAATATGGGTGGCAGACAAGTTGTAGG ATGCATACCTTATAGATATAAACAAGACATAAATGGTAACAGAAGCAACGAATTGGAAGTACTAATGGTTAGTTCACAGAAAACTCAAAGACTAATGTTTCCTAAGGGAGGATGGGAACTTGATGAATCTCTACAAGAAGCAGCTTCTAGGGAATCTCTTGAAGAAGCAGGTGTTATAGGATTAGTTGAG TGTGAATTGGGACAGTGGAATTTCATTAGCAAAAGATATGGAATATACTATGAAGGGTACATGTTCCCTTTGTTTGTGAAAGAGCAACTTGATTATTGGCCTGAGAAAAATCTTAGGAGAAGAGTATGG ATGACTGTTGGTCAAGCTAGAGAAGTTTGTCAACATTGGTGGATGAAGGAAGCATTGGATATATTGCTCCAAAGACTCATTTCTTCAAAGCAACAACAATAA
- the LOC131608255 gene encoding nudix hydrolase 18, mitochondrial-like encodes MICLVSRTGRELQRYNNMGGRQVVGCIPYRYKQDIDGNRSNELEVLMVSSQKTQRLMFPKGGWELDESLQEAASRESLEEAGVIGLVECELGQWNFISKRYGIYYEGYMFPLFVKEQLDQWPEKNLRTRVWMSVGEAREVCQHWWMKEALDILLQRLISSKQQKH; translated from the exons atgatttgtttGGTATCTCGAACCGGAAGAGAGTTGCAGAGATATAACAACATGGGTGGCAGACAAGTTGTAGG ATGCATACCTTATAGATATAAACAAGACATAGATGGTAATAGAAGCAACGAATTGGAAGTACTAATGGTTAGTTCACAGAAAACTCAAAGACTAATGTTTCCAAAGGGAGGATGGGAACTTGATGAATCTCTACAAGAAGCTGCTTCTAGGGAATCCCTTGAAGAAGCAGGAGTCATAGGATTAGTTGAG TGTGAATTGGGACAGTGGAATTTCATTAGCAAAAGATATGGAATATACTATGAAGGCTATATGTTCCCTTTGTTTGTCAAGGAGCAACTTGATCAATGGCCTGAGAAAAATCTTAGGACAAGAGTATGG ATGAGTGTTGGTGAAGCTAGAGAAGTTTGTCAACATTGGTGGATGAAGGAAGCATTAGATATATTGCTTCAAAGGCTCATTTCTTCAAAGCAACAAAAGCATTAG